One part of the Thermodesulfovibrio sp. 3462-1 genome encodes these proteins:
- a CDS encoding bifunctional nuclease family protein, with the protein MLIEMKVEGLLFDPRSGMYIMLLQQIDGNETLPIWIGKPEADSIALALGKVLTPRPLTHDLIKNILDELEVRITKVVITDLIDNTYYALIYAHDGVRERAIDSRPSDAVAIALRVQAPIFVEEGIFELRKADELEEWLKNLKPEDFGNIM; encoded by the coding sequence ATGTTAATTGAGATGAAAGTAGAAGGATTGCTTTTTGATCCAAGAAGTGGAATGTATATTATGTTACTGCAGCAGATAGATGGGAATGAAACACTTCCAATATGGATTGGTAAACCAGAGGCAGACTCAATAGCACTTGCATTAGGGAAAGTTCTTACTCCAAGGCCTTTAACGCACGATTTGATAAAAAATATTCTTGATGAGCTTGAAGTTCGCATTACAAAGGTTGTGATAACTGATTTAATTGATAATACTTATTATGCTCTTATTTATGCTCACGATGGAGTAAGAGAAAGAGCAATTGACTCTCGTCCTTCTGATGCTGTTGCAATTGCTTTAAGGGTTCAAGCACCAATATTTGTTGAGGAAGGAATCTTTGAGTTGAGAAAAGCTGATGAGCTTGAAGAGTGGCTCAAAAATCTTAAACCAGAAGATTTTGGCAATATAATGTAG